A segment of the Echinicola strongylocentroti genome:
CTGGATTATCCGGTTCCGTATCCGCATCACTGCAAGCCATCAAGCTACCAGCTAGAAACCCCATCAATAACAGACTCGAAATCCTAGATTTAAAAACACTACTCATGATCATTTTGGTTTAGTTATAAAATACTATAAATGTAATAAAACACATATTTATAACTCTAAATTACATTTTTTATTATTTAAACAACAATTAATAAGTAAAAAAAACTCCTCCTATAAATAGATCGGCCTTATAAGCACCGTCGTAAGTAATGAAGCAAAAAACCATCCACCCAGCAAACTTCCTCATTATAAACACCTTGCAAAACCCTATCTGCCAAGCACAAAAAATTAAGCTCACTTCACCAATTCGCACTGTTAACCACCTTATTGATCAATAGTTATTTTTGCCACCGAGCCCTAATTTCACCAAATTCCACTTCGACATTTGCCATAACTCTGTTATATTCAACTATCTTTAGACAAGTTCACTACCCTTAATCATAATGGCCTATGCAAACTATACTTGGATCAGGAGGAGTTATTGCAAATGAATTGGCCAGGGAATTGAGAACTTACACCAATCACCTACGACTAGTCAGTCGTCAACCCCAAAAGATAAATAATGACGATGAAACTTTCTCGGCAGACCTCACCCACCTTGATCAGGTCAAAGCAGCTGTAAAGGGCAGCACTATCGTCTACCTGACTGCTGGGCTAAAATACAAGACCCATATCTGGGAAGCCACTTGGCCCAAAATCATCTCCAATGTAATCGATGCATGCATCCAGCATGAATGCAAACTGGTATTTTTTGACAATGTGTACATGTACGACCCCAACTATATTGGTTGTATGAAAGAAGACACTCCTGTGCGACCAGTCAGCAGAAAAGGCACCGTCAGGGCCAAAATTGCAGATATGATACTGGACAGCATGGCCAAAAGAGACCTTAATGCCATTATTGCCAGATCTGCAGACTTCTATGGACCTCATATAACATTAAAAAGCATCCTTACCGAACTGGCTTTTAAACCAATGGTCAAATCGGGGACAGCAAAATGGATCGGTGACGCCCATCAGCCTCATGCATTCACCTTCACTCCCGATGCAGGAAAAGCCTTGGCCCTGCTGGGCAATACTGAAGATGCGTACAACCAAATATGGCATTTGCCCACCGCTTCCAATCCACCAACGGGAAAAGAATGGATTCACCTTATCGCCAAAGAAATGGGTAAATCTCCCAACTATCAAGTACTGGCTCCTTGGTTTTTCTCTGTTTCCGGATGGTTTGTACCATTCATGAAAGAACTAAAAGAAATGCTTTACCAATATGAAAGACCATATGTATTTGACAGCTCAAAGTTCCAGGAGAACTTTTTCTTTAAACCTACCAAATACCGTGACGGGATCAGGAAAATTGTTCACGAAGAGTTTCCAACCATAGAAAACAAAAAGGATGATAAGCTCTATTGACCAACAGCGCTTATCATCCTTTCTTTCGGGCCATCCCCTGCTCCATGGCCAATAGAGCCTTAGCAAAAAGTTATTTACCCTCAATATCGGCT
Coding sequences within it:
- a CDS encoding NAD-dependent epimerase/dehydratase family protein, with product MQTILGSGGVIANELARELRTYTNHLRLVSRQPQKINNDDETFSADLTHLDQVKAAVKGSTIVYLTAGLKYKTHIWEATWPKIISNVIDACIQHECKLVFFDNVYMYDPNYIGCMKEDTPVRPVSRKGTVRAKIADMILDSMAKRDLNAIIARSADFYGPHITLKSILTELAFKPMVKSGTAKWIGDAHQPHAFTFTPDAGKALALLGNTEDAYNQIWHLPTASNPPTGKEWIHLIAKEMGKSPNYQVLAPWFFSVSGWFVPFMKELKEMLYQYERPYVFDSSKFQENFFFKPTKYRDGIRKIVHEEFPTIENKKDDKLY